A section of the Spirosoma pollinicola genome encodes:
- a CDS encoding RpnC/YadD family protein → MPAFDYLLIDLSTLSDERLPILQSDYARLTAILLQNSRRKRELTRLLDAFADVVRRLVETPAGQRFVNTGFLYLSYTADLTKIELFGIFNRISSKTESSTMTVAEELIQQERRQNKIKFIKAMLNLNLTAAAIASAAELPLAEVDIIIDEINRTQAP, encoded by the coding sequence TTGCCGGCGTTCGACTATCTGTTAATTGACCTGTCGACACTCTCCGACGAACGATTGCCTATATTACAGTCAGATTACGCCCGACTGACAGCCATTCTTCTACAAAATAGCCGCCGTAAGCGCGAACTGACACGCCTACTGGATGCCTTTGCCGACGTTGTCCGGCGATTAGTCGAAACACCAGCCGGGCAACGTTTCGTGAATACAGGTTTTCTTTATTTGTCCTACACCGCCGACTTGACCAAAATTGAACTATTTGGTATCTTTAACCGTATTTCGTCAAAAACCGAATCTTCTACCATGACAGTCGCCGAAGAATTGATACAGCAGGAGCGTCGACAGAACAAGATCAAGTTCATTAAGGCTATGCTGAATTTGAATCTGACTGCCGCTGCTATTGCCTCGGCGGCAGAATTGCCCCTTGCCGAAGTAGACATTATTATAGACGAAATTAATCGCACTCAGGCTCCATAA
- a CDS encoding putative oxidoreductase C-terminal domain-containing protein, giving the protein MKLVPAVSCLFMATLFAACQSSEKSETSKADFRLITLDPGHFHSALVQKTMYEGVDSTVHVYAPDGPDVQLHLDKIEGYNTRADNPTHWKESVYKGADFLDKMLAEKSGNVVVMAGNNRLKTDYIQKTIGAGFNVLADKPMVISASNFDQLKESFATAEKNKVLLYDIMTERYEISTMLQRAFSRQPEVFGTLEKGTPDKPAVTKESVHHFYKNVSGSILTRPAWFMDVAQQGEGIVDVTTHLVDLVQWECFPDQTIDYQKDISLTSARRWTTDMSLNQFKAITKQNAFPDYLKKDVVKDSILRVYSNGEINYRLRGVHAKVSVTWAYKAPEGAGDTHYSIMRGTKANLIIRQGAEQNYKPTLYIEPIAGSKDTDIALKAVLPKIQQEFPGVDVKKITSGWEVIIPEKYKEGHEAHFGRVAQKYIDYLKAGKMPAWEVPNMIAKYYTTTQALELAKGERAK; this is encoded by the coding sequence ATGAAGTTAGTACCTGCCGTTAGTTGCCTGTTTATGGCTACCCTGTTTGCTGCCTGCCAGTCATCCGAAAAAAGCGAAACAAGTAAGGCTGATTTTCGTCTGATTACTCTTGACCCCGGCCATTTTCATTCCGCCTTAGTGCAGAAAACCATGTATGAAGGGGTCGATTCGACGGTGCATGTATACGCGCCCGATGGCCCCGATGTACAATTGCACCTCGACAAAATTGAGGGGTATAACACCCGCGCCGATAACCCTACGCACTGGAAAGAGTCCGTCTACAAAGGCGCTGACTTTCTGGATAAAATGCTTGCTGAAAAAAGTGGAAACGTGGTTGTGATGGCGGGGAATAACCGACTGAAAACCGATTATATTCAGAAAACCATTGGGGCTGGCTTCAACGTACTGGCCGATAAACCGATGGTCATCAGTGCGTCGAATTTCGATCAGCTGAAAGAATCGTTTGCCACTGCCGAGAAAAACAAAGTGTTGCTCTACGATATCATGACAGAGCGGTACGAAATCTCAACCATGCTGCAACGGGCATTTTCGCGCCAGCCCGAAGTGTTCGGTACGCTGGAAAAAGGTACTCCCGACAAGCCCGCCGTTACCAAAGAAAGCGTTCATCACTTTTACAAGAACGTGTCGGGGAGTATCCTGACTCGTCCGGCCTGGTTTATGGATGTGGCCCAGCAGGGCGAAGGTATCGTGGACGTAACCACGCACTTGGTGGATCTGGTCCAATGGGAGTGCTTCCCCGATCAGACGATTGACTACCAGAAAGACATCAGCCTGACTTCGGCCCGACGCTGGACTACGGACATGAGCCTGAATCAGTTCAAAGCCATCACCAAGCAGAATGCCTTTCCGGATTATCTCAAAAAAGATGTCGTGAAAGACAGCATTTTGCGCGTGTACAGCAATGGCGAAATCAACTACCGGCTTCGGGGTGTTCATGCAAAAGTGTCCGTGACCTGGGCCTATAAAGCTCCCGAAGGCGCGGGCGATACGCACTACTCAATCATGCGCGGCACGAAGGCCAACCTGATCATTCGGCAGGGGGCCGAGCAGAACTACAAACCCACACTCTACATCGAGCCGATTGCCGGAAGTAAGGACACAGACATTGCGCTGAAAGCCGTGTTACCCAAAATTCAGCAGGAATTTCCCGGTGTGGATGTTAAGAAAATCACTTCGGGTTGGGAGGTTATTATCCCCGAAAAATACAAGGAAGGCCACGAAGCGCATTTTGGCCGGGTAGCGCAGAAATACATCGACTACCTGAAAGCGGGTAAAATGCCCGCCTGGGAAGTTCCCAACATGATTGCCAAATATTACACAACCACGCAGGCACTGGAATTAGCGAAAGGCGAAAGAGCGAAATAG
- a CDS encoding Gfo/Idh/MocA family protein, whose protein sequence is MLSDKKSVVSRRKFLDLTAKGTLATTAIISGFPTIVPASVFGKNAPSNRINVAAIGTGRISRGHDMPGVWQYDNALIMAVCDLDSNRAEAAKQLVNGVYAKKTGKDYDGVRVYTDYRELLLNKDIDAVLVSTPDHWHAPIVIDAVRAKKDVYMQKPASLTIAEGRMMADAVKKSGQIVQVGSQQRSSEQFRYAAELVRNGRIGKLKTVYVGLPGDPSGNEEPQMPVPKNLNYDMWLGTTPEVYYTEKRVHPQADFDRPGWLRCEQFGAGMITGWGAHHIDSAHWAMNTEYTGPVEIWGKADFPKHGLWDVHGIFRTEAMYENGVHMIVTNEIANGVRFEGTEGWIFVSRGDAAVTASDPIAKQNAAKKLDASDPKILTSVIGPNETHLTVSKEHHGNWLESIVSRKEPIAPTEVGHRSCSACLLHHAAMKLNRKLYWDPKKEQFKNDPEANKLLSRPQRAPYAIKMMASAK, encoded by the coding sequence ATGTTATCCGATAAAAAATCAGTTGTCTCTCGACGGAAGTTTCTCGATTTGACAGCAAAAGGAACCCTGGCTACTACGGCAATTATCAGTGGGTTTCCAACGATCGTACCTGCTTCGGTATTTGGAAAGAATGCGCCCAGTAACCGGATCAATGTGGCGGCTATTGGTACGGGCCGTATTTCGCGCGGGCACGACATGCCGGGCGTTTGGCAGTACGATAATGCACTGATCATGGCTGTTTGTGACTTGGACAGCAATCGGGCCGAAGCTGCTAAACAGCTCGTTAACGGTGTTTATGCCAAGAAGACCGGCAAGGATTATGACGGCGTTCGGGTATATACCGACTACCGCGAATTGCTGTTGAATAAGGATATTGACGCCGTACTGGTAAGTACTCCCGACCATTGGCACGCGCCCATTGTCATTGATGCTGTGCGGGCCAAAAAAGATGTATACATGCAAAAACCGGCCTCGCTCACCATTGCCGAAGGGCGCATGATGGCCGATGCTGTGAAGAAGTCGGGGCAGATTGTGCAGGTGGGTAGCCAGCAACGCTCGTCGGAACAGTTTCGTTATGCCGCAGAACTGGTGCGCAATGGCCGAATTGGCAAACTGAAAACGGTATATGTCGGTCTCCCCGGCGACCCGTCGGGCAATGAAGAACCGCAAATGCCTGTTCCGAAAAACCTGAACTACGATATGTGGCTGGGCACTACGCCCGAAGTGTATTATACCGAAAAACGGGTGCATCCGCAGGCCGACTTTGATCGTCCGGGCTGGCTTCGCTGTGAGCAGTTTGGCGCGGGCATGATTACCGGCTGGGGCGCACACCACATTGACTCGGCGCACTGGGCTATGAATACCGAGTATACCGGCCCGGTTGAAATCTGGGGTAAAGCCGATTTTCCAAAGCACGGCCTATGGGATGTACACGGCATTTTCCGCACCGAAGCGATGTATGAAAACGGTGTACACATGATCGTGACGAACGAAATTGCGAACGGTGTGCGGTTTGAAGGGACGGAGGGCTGGATTTTCGTATCACGGGGAGATGCCGCTGTCACCGCCAGCGACCCGATTGCTAAACAGAATGCGGCTAAAAAACTCGATGCCAGCGACCCTAAAATCCTGACATCGGTAATCGGGCCAAACGAAACTCATTTGACCGTCAGCAAGGAGCATCACGGCAATTGGCTGGAAAGTATTGTGAGCCGCAAAGAGCCGATTGCGCCGACCGAAGTGGGACACCGTTCCTGTTCAGCCTGTCTGCTGCATCATGCAGCCATGAAACTGAACCGCAAACTTTATTGGGACCCGAAGAAGGAGCAATTCAAAAACGATCCCGAAGCAAACAAGCTCCTGTCGCGCCCGCAACGCGCACCATATGCGATTAAAATGATGGCCTCGGCTAAATAA
- the ileS gene encoding isoleucine--tRNA ligase: protein MKYQQYESLNYATIADEVLKYWTENQVFEQSVSIREGKPSFTFYEGPPSANGTPGIHHVMARSIKDIFCRYKTLKGFQVERKGGWDTHGLPIELQVEKELGITKDDIGKPESEGGISVEDYNKKCRETVMRFTDQWNSLTEKMGYWVDLDNPYITYKNEYIESVWNLLKKLYDQEVDGKKMLYKGYTIQPYSPKAGTGLSSHELNMPGTYKDVRDTTIVAQFKVKPSGKAGFLFFDSADADIYILAWTTTPWTLPANSALTVGANIDYVMVKTFNPYTHIPVHVVMAKNLVGRWLSEKAQVDSINSLAFDAYLPNDKVIPWALVSEFKGAHLEGIEYEQLMPYVQPATPAFRIILGDFVTTEDGTGIVHTSPTFGADDFRVAQAAGIPPIMVKDETGKDVPIVDKHGQFVAEITDYAGRYVKEEYYSDEEREDPDFKPTDVLIAIQLKEENKAFRVEKYEHPYPHCWRTDKPILYYPLDSWFIRTTAKKDRLVELNKTINWQPESTGTGRFGNWLENLVDWNLSRSRFWGTPLPIWRSESGEEVCIGSVAELVKKSELANEQMNEWVQEGKSDYQTYIDKNKSFLDTHADGTYDLHRPYSDEIYFVSESGQIMQRESDLIDVWFDSGAMPYAQWHYPFENQDVFQKAFPADFISEGVDQTRGWFFTLHAISVMLFDSVAFKNVVSTGLVLDKNGNKMSKRLGNAVNPFETLEKYGPDATRWYMITNAEPWDNLKFNTDGIGEVQRKLFGTLSNTYNFFALYANLDQFTFAGRTVPVAERSELDRWILSKLQSLILDVENQFDTYNPTKAGRAVQDFVNDQLSNWYVRLSRRRFWAGALTTDKRAAYETLHECLNTVSQLMSPIAPFYADWLYRNLNEGATSVHLTDFPVGDTSLIDTELELSMDLAQRVSSLVHSLRKGHKLKVRQPLSRVLVPVLNADTRRQIEHVSPIIMSEVNVKAVEFVDDASGILKKKVKPNFKALGPKFGKQMKDVAAVITSMTPDQLKELEQANSLQLGQFELQLTDVEILTEDIPGWLVATESGITVALDVTLTDELRGEGIARDFVNRIQNLRKDRDFSVTDKIRIVLEVNQNTELDVLLAKAIERNSEYIRQEVQAISLDLVNDLNGSAAIAEIDMDEFQLRLSVARA, encoded by the coding sequence GTGAAGTACCAGCAATATGAGTCCCTCAACTATGCGACGATCGCAGACGAGGTTTTAAAGTATTGGACAGAAAATCAGGTTTTCGAACAGTCGGTTTCCATTCGCGAAGGGAAACCCAGCTTTACATTCTATGAGGGCCCGCCTTCGGCGAATGGGACGCCGGGTATTCACCACGTAATGGCCCGGTCGATAAAAGACATCTTCTGCCGCTATAAAACACTAAAAGGCTTTCAGGTTGAACGGAAAGGCGGCTGGGATACGCACGGCCTGCCCATTGAGCTACAGGTCGAAAAGGAGCTGGGTATCACCAAAGATGATATCGGCAAACCAGAGTCGGAAGGGGGTATCAGCGTTGAAGACTACAACAAAAAGTGCCGCGAAACGGTCATGCGCTTCACCGACCAGTGGAACAGCCTGACCGAGAAAATGGGCTACTGGGTAGACCTCGACAATCCTTATATCACCTACAAAAACGAGTACATCGAGTCGGTCTGGAACCTGCTCAAGAAGCTATATGATCAGGAAGTGGATGGTAAAAAGATGCTCTACAAGGGCTACACCATCCAACCCTATTCGCCCAAAGCCGGTACGGGTCTAAGCTCGCACGAGCTAAACATGCCCGGCACTTACAAAGATGTTCGGGATACAACCATTGTCGCACAGTTTAAGGTGAAGCCCAGCGGCAAGGCGGGTTTCCTCTTTTTTGACTCGGCCGATGCCGACATTTACATCCTGGCCTGGACAACTACCCCCTGGACGCTGCCCGCCAACTCGGCGCTCACCGTTGGTGCGAACATCGACTATGTGATGGTAAAAACGTTCAACCCCTACACGCACATTCCGGTGCATGTGGTGATGGCCAAAAACCTGGTAGGGCGCTGGTTAAGCGAAAAAGCACAGGTCGACTCTATAAACAGTCTGGCCTTCGATGCTTACCTGCCGAATGATAAAGTAATTCCCTGGGCACTGGTCTCAGAATTTAAGGGAGCCCATCTGGAAGGTATCGAGTACGAACAATTGATGCCCTATGTGCAACCGGCCACGCCCGCTTTCCGGATTATTCTGGGCGATTTCGTCACGACCGAAGACGGTACAGGTATCGTTCATACATCACCAACTTTCGGGGCCGATGACTTCCGCGTAGCGCAGGCGGCTGGAATTCCACCCATCATGGTGAAAGATGAGACGGGTAAAGATGTGCCCATTGTGGATAAACACGGCCAGTTTGTTGCCGAAATCACCGACTATGCCGGACGGTATGTAAAGGAAGAATATTACTCGGATGAAGAGCGCGAAGACCCGGATTTCAAGCCGACCGACGTGCTCATTGCCATTCAGTTGAAGGAAGAAAACAAAGCCTTCCGGGTCGAGAAATACGAACACCCCTACCCACACTGCTGGCGCACCGACAAACCGATTTTATACTACCCGCTGGATAGCTGGTTTATCCGCACCACGGCAAAAAAAGATCGGCTCGTTGAACTGAACAAAACTATCAACTGGCAACCCGAAAGTACAGGCACCGGACGCTTTGGCAACTGGCTCGAAAACCTCGTAGACTGGAACCTAAGCCGTAGCCGTTTCTGGGGAACGCCCCTACCGATCTGGCGCAGCGAGTCTGGCGAAGAGGTTTGTATTGGCTCGGTAGCTGAATTAGTAAAGAAAAGTGAATTAGCGAATGAGCAAATGAATGAATGGGTTCAGGAAGGCAAATCTGACTACCAGACATACATTGACAAAAATAAATCATTCCTGGATACCCATGCAGACGGCACATACGATTTGCATCGCCCTTATTCTGACGAAATTTATTTCGTTTCAGAAAGTGGGCAGATCATGCAACGCGAGTCTGACCTGATCGATGTTTGGTTCGATTCGGGGGCGATGCCCTATGCACAGTGGCACTATCCATTCGAGAATCAGGACGTTTTCCAAAAGGCGTTTCCTGCCGATTTTATCTCCGAAGGTGTTGACCAAACACGGGGTTGGTTCTTTACGCTTCACGCTATCTCGGTCATGCTGTTCGATTCGGTAGCGTTCAAAAATGTGGTTTCGACGGGGCTGGTGCTGGACAAAAACGGCAACAAAATGTCGAAGCGGCTTGGTAACGCCGTCAACCCATTCGAGACACTGGAAAAATACGGTCCTGATGCCACACGTTGGTATATGATTACCAACGCAGAGCCCTGGGATAACCTGAAATTCAATACCGATGGCATTGGCGAGGTGCAACGGAAGCTGTTTGGCACGTTGTCGAATACGTATAACTTTTTTGCCCTGTATGCCAATCTGGATCAGTTTACGTTTGCCGGGCGCACCGTTCCCGTTGCTGAACGCTCCGAACTCGACCGCTGGATTTTGTCCAAACTGCAATCGCTGATTCTTGACGTAGAAAATCAGTTTGACACGTATAACCCAACCAAAGCGGGTCGGGCTGTTCAGGATTTCGTAAATGACCAACTCTCTAACTGGTATGTTCGGTTATCACGCCGGCGCTTCTGGGCCGGAGCATTAACCACCGACAAACGGGCAGCCTACGAAACCCTGCACGAATGTCTGAACACGGTATCGCAGTTAATGTCGCCTATTGCACCGTTCTACGCGGATTGGCTCTATCGAAATCTAAATGAAGGAGCTACATCGGTTCACCTGACCGATTTTCCGGTGGGTGATACCAGCTTGATCGACACAGAGTTGGAGCTATCAATGGACCTGGCCCAACGGGTTTCGTCGCTCGTTCACTCGCTGCGTAAAGGGCACAAGCTGAAAGTTCGTCAGCCGTTGAGCCGTGTACTTGTTCCCGTATTGAACGCCGACACCCGCCGTCAGATTGAGCACGTAAGCCCGATCATTATGTCGGAGGTAAACGTGAAAGCAGTTGAATTTGTAGACGACGCCAGCGGAATACTAAAGAAGAAAGTGAAACCAAATTTCAAAGCCCTCGGCCCGAAATTTGGCAAACAGATGAAGGATGTAGCCGCCGTTATCACATCCATGACGCCAGACCAGTTGAAAGAGCTGGAACAGGCAAATAGTTTACAATTGGGCCAATTCGAATTGCAACTGACTGATGTTGAGATTTTAACGGAAGATATTCCGGGATGGCTCGTAGCGACTGAGAGCGGCATAACCGTTGCGCTGGATGTAACCCTTACTGACGAACTACGCGGAGAAGGAATTGCCCGTGATTTTGTGAACCGAATTCAAAACCTGCGCAAAGACCGCGATTTCTCGGTAACGGATAAAATTCGGATAGTACTGGAGGTCAATCAGAACACCGAACTGGACGTTTTATTAGCCAAAGCCATCGAACGCAATAGTGAGTACATTCGGCAGGAAGTTCAGGCTATTTCGCTAGACCTGGTTAATGATCTCAATGGGTCTGCGGCCATAGCAGAGATTGACATGGACGAATTTCAGTTACGCCTTAGCGTAGCGCGTGCTTAA
- a CDS encoding metallophosphoesterase, protein MKFFLYLPIIFLFLVGRSTKAQSPKLVRGPYLQVVTPTSIIIRWRTDVLTTGRVWFGPSASQLTDNLRESQPTLEHSLTLTGLQPATQYAYAIGYDETQLISGPDYYLKTAISAGDKRHLRFWVLGDFGCGLDNQRNVYQAYLKATANRPADLWLWLGDNAYSFGLEEEYQQYVFPVYAKTLRNTPVFITPGNHDYADSETNVNIAYYKLFSFPEQGQSGGVPSNSKSYYSANYGNVHLISLDSQGRPDGQYRLYDTTSTQVQWLKSDLAANKLPWTLVIFHHPPYSKGGHNSDTELSMKLIRENLTPILERYGVDLVMSGHSHGYERTYRIKGLRGLANTFDRATNVAENTTARYDGSPNSCPILTKGQGTVYVVNGSGGQLGGQSDGFPHPATVYNNTTLGGSMLLDVNDNRLDAQLVMSDGSVLDKFTIMKNVNKTTSLTAEYADTLQIAASWVGDYQWAGGQTSRTIRYAANQSGTIPVTVTDARQCLTDQFTVSVQERPKLTTSLTSLTAVCPGASVAVAATAENTTKAGNWQYDVLLSDATGSFAIEQLVGSGSLNSLKTTIPASLSPGSGYRLQVRPRGISYAQLVASDSFTINPLPTATLTGSTTVLQGQPVSLSVSFTGSGPWRGTLSDGTAFSGNDNPGVLTLQPAVSTVYSLSSVENSCGPGSVSGQASITVLLPTAEEEFAGGQLRIYPNPTHETVYIELTTTQKKEVSLRLQDLQGRSVYQKQFGQVNTLSETIEMPHATGTYLLTIQADQNKLTRKIVRQ, encoded by the coding sequence ATGAAGTTTTTCCTTTACCTACCCATAATTTTTCTTTTTCTTGTTGGACGGTCAACCAAAGCACAATCGCCTAAACTTGTACGGGGCCCTTATTTACAGGTCGTTACACCAACGTCTATTATCATACGCTGGCGCACAGATGTACTAACCACCGGCAGAGTCTGGTTTGGCCCATCGGCAAGTCAGCTAACAGACAATCTCCGCGAATCGCAGCCAACACTCGAACACAGTCTGACCCTAACCGGGCTGCAACCTGCAACCCAGTACGCATACGCCATCGGCTACGACGAAACCCAGTTGATAAGCGGGCCTGATTATTACCTCAAAACAGCCATATCTGCCGGCGATAAACGGCATTTGCGCTTCTGGGTGCTGGGTGATTTTGGTTGCGGTTTAGATAACCAGCGAAACGTTTATCAGGCCTATCTTAAAGCCACCGCAAACCGCCCCGCCGATCTCTGGCTATGGCTCGGCGATAATGCCTATTCGTTTGGTCTGGAAGAGGAATATCAACAATACGTATTCCCGGTTTATGCAAAGACCCTGCGCAACACACCCGTTTTCATTACACCCGGCAACCATGACTATGCCGATAGCGAAACCAATGTCAACATTGCCTATTATAAGCTGTTTTCGTTTCCTGAACAAGGTCAATCAGGAGGTGTTCCATCAAATTCAAAGTCCTATTATTCAGCCAATTACGGCAATGTTCATCTAATATCGCTCGACTCACAAGGAAGACCCGATGGACAGTATCGACTGTATGACACAACCTCTACGCAGGTGCAATGGCTAAAGAGCGATCTGGCCGCTAATAAATTACCCTGGACGCTCGTCATTTTCCACCACCCACCCTACAGCAAAGGCGGTCATAACTCAGATACGGAGCTGTCGATGAAGCTTATACGGGAAAATCTAACCCCTATTCTGGAGCGATACGGCGTCGATTTAGTTATGAGCGGGCATAGTCACGGCTACGAACGAACATACCGAATTAAAGGACTTCGGGGTTTAGCCAATACGTTTGACAGGGCCACCAATGTAGCCGAAAATACAACAGCCCGCTATGATGGGTCACCAAACTCATGCCCAATCCTGACGAAAGGCCAGGGTACGGTCTATGTTGTAAATGGCTCAGGTGGGCAGTTAGGTGGGCAATCCGACGGATTTCCGCACCCGGCTACGGTGTATAATAACACAACGCTGGGCGGTTCGATGTTGCTGGATGTGAACGACAACCGCCTGGATGCCCAATTGGTCATGTCCGATGGCTCTGTGCTGGACAAATTCACCATCATGAAGAACGTGAACAAAACGACTTCGCTCACGGCTGAGTATGCCGATACGCTTCAAATCGCGGCTTCGTGGGTAGGCGATTACCAATGGGCGGGTGGCCAAACGAGCCGAACGATACGCTATGCCGCCAATCAGTCTGGAACAATTCCAGTAACGGTAACAGATGCCCGCCAGTGCCTGACCGACCAGTTTACCGTTTCGGTACAGGAACGCCCAAAACTGACTACCTCACTAACCAGTTTGACAGCCGTTTGCCCGGGAGCATCGGTTGCGGTAGCAGCAACTGCCGAGAATACGACCAAAGCTGGCAACTGGCAATATGATGTGCTACTGTCCGACGCTACCGGCAGTTTCGCCATTGAACAGCTTGTTGGCTCCGGCTCATTAAATTCACTAAAAACGACCATTCCAGCCTCATTATCGCCCGGCTCCGGGTATCGCTTACAGGTGCGGCCACGCGGCATCTCGTATGCTCAGCTTGTTGCTAGTGATAGTTTTACCATTAATCCCTTGCCCACAGCAACGTTAACAGGCTCGACAACGGTATTGCAGGGGCAACCGGTTTCGCTCTCCGTAAGCTTCACTGGCAGTGGTCCCTGGCGGGGAACGTTGTCTGATGGTACGGCTTTTTCGGGTAATGACAACCCAGGGGTACTAACGCTTCAACCAGCCGTATCTACGGTTTACTCCTTATCAAGCGTCGAGAATAGCTGTGGGCCAGGTAGTGTATCGGGGCAGGCATCGATAACTGTTCTCCTGCCCACAGCTGAAGAAGAATTTGCTGGTGGGCAACTGAGAATTTACCCGAACCCAACTCACGAAACGGTGTATATTGAACTGACCACTACCCAGAAAAAAGAGGTTAGTTTGCGCTTGCAGGATTTACAGGGACGTTCAGTATACCAAAAACAGTTTGGCCAGGTCAACACCCTCTCCGAAACGATAGAAATGCCACATGCTACAGGAACATACCTGTTGACCATTCAGGCTGATCAGAATAAACTAACGCGAAAGATAGTGCGGCAGTAG
- a CDS encoding OmpA family protein: MRQHYLLFILLAGLVSSCTFGSYPSGGGQQYPSGGQQSPDGTYPNAGNQPGNGRPADPGVTVNSIRLMRDYTILNLTFTNTNQPGRDRNGQPTGQEYIEFDPAGQLVAANGARKFNFIKADGIPLKLSKPRVNANGQRIMEGMTTYPGDKVTFTLYFERLDKGLENFDLFECNDYDQIVCWNIYNLYVNNPADQVVYTPPVSPTPVPKLPKKQTPLPPAPSGESGGEMETPKPKPTPAPVLTAVNVSGIVSDAKNKRPVTATIDYQLSSSKQAIDSVQSFASTGAYRMSLNKGQVYTYIASARGYQSTSGVLDLSKVSGGQKLTRDIALTPLAVGDKVTLKNIYFEMSKSDLLSASFAELDKLVAMMHDNPNMSIRLEGHTDIIGDHDKNLQLSRDRVLACERYLVQKGIETDRIQTVGYGDTRPILTKGTDEERKVNRRVEFVILAI, translated from the coding sequence ATGCGGCAACACTACCTTCTGTTTATACTTCTGGCCGGACTAGTTTCGTCCTGTACGTTTGGTTCGTATCCCTCTGGCGGTGGGCAACAATATCCCTCCGGTGGGCAGCAATCTCCCGACGGCACGTATCCTAATGCCGGTAATCAACCGGGTAACGGGCGCCCCGCCGACCCCGGTGTAACGGTAAACAGCATCCGGTTGATGAGGGATTATACAATTCTGAATCTGACGTTTACCAATACCAATCAGCCAGGGCGAGACAGAAACGGCCAACCGACTGGTCAGGAATACATTGAATTTGACCCGGCTGGGCAATTGGTAGCGGCCAATGGAGCCAGGAAGTTCAATTTTATAAAGGCTGATGGTATCCCGTTGAAATTGTCAAAGCCAAGGGTTAATGCAAACGGGCAGCGAATTATGGAAGGAATGACCACGTACCCTGGTGATAAAGTAACATTCACGCTTTATTTCGAACGACTGGACAAAGGATTGGAAAACTTCGACCTTTTCGAATGCAACGACTATGACCAGATCGTTTGCTGGAATATCTACAACTTATACGTCAATAACCCTGCTGACCAGGTAGTTTACACTCCGCCTGTCTCGCCAACGCCCGTTCCAAAATTACCCAAAAAACAGACCCCACTGCCGCCAGCCCCATCGGGTGAATCGGGTGGTGAAATGGAAACACCTAAACCCAAGCCGACGCCTGCCCCTGTGCTGACTGCCGTCAATGTATCGGGTATTGTGAGTGATGCCAAAAATAAACGGCCTGTTACTGCAACCATAGATTATCAATTATCCTCCAGCAAACAAGCCATTGATTCGGTGCAGAGCTTTGCCTCAACGGGTGCCTACCGGATGAGCCTCAATAAAGGGCAGGTATACACGTACATCGCATCAGCACGAGGGTATCAATCCACTAGCGGTGTGCTGGATTTAAGCAAAGTTTCTGGTGGCCAAAAACTCACCCGCGACATTGCGCTGACACCCCTTGCGGTGGGCGATAAAGTGACGCTGAAGAATATCTATTTCGAAATGTCGAAGTCCGATTTGCTCTCTGCGTCGTTTGCAGAACTGGATAAGCTGGTCGCCATGATGCATGACAACCCAAACATGAGTATCCGACTCGAAGGTCACACCGACATTATTGGCGACCACGACAAAAACCTGCAACTCTCTCGCGACCGGGTACTTGCCTGCGAACGCTATCTTGTACAGAAGGGGATCGAAACCGACCGAATTCAGACCGTGGGCTATGGCGATACGCGCCCGATCCTGACCAAAGGCACCGACGAAGAACGCAAAGTAAATCGGCGGGTCGAGTTTGTCATTCTGGCAATTTGA